The Corvus hawaiiensis isolate bCorHaw1 chromosome 10, bCorHaw1.pri.cur, whole genome shotgun sequence genome includes a window with the following:
- the CCL20 gene encoding C-C motif chemokine 20, which translates to MIGCSSKSMVLVSLLGLLVLLLCSTSEAQSNQDCCLSYTKVRLPRWALKGYTEQLSSEVCDIPAIIFHTSSGLKACVNPKEGWVKKHLLFLSHKLRKMSA; encoded by the exons ATGattggctgcagcagcaagagcatgGTCCTGGTTTCCCTGCTggggctcctggtgctgctcctgtgcagCACCTCCGAAG CACAAAGCAACCAGGATTGTTGCCTGTCTTACACCAAAGTGCGTCTGCCTCGGTGGGCCCTGAAGGGTTACACTGAACAGCTCTCCAGTGAGGTCTGTGACATCCCTGCCATCAT tttccaCACCTCCAGTGGGCTGAAGGCCTGTGTAAATCCTAAGGAAGGCTGGGTCAAGAAACATCTTCTTTTCCTGAG CCACAAGCTCAGGAAGATGTCAGCCTGA